One window from the genome of Prochlorococcus marinus XMU1411 encodes:
- a CDS encoding chlorophyll a/b-binding protein — translation MNSKEEQSNSEASNLVNESSFDKEKDANNINEQTTDIKLAEQSIDIEDEYKFGWSNYSEIINGRFAMIGFLAIILIELFSQQSFLKWAGIL, via the coding sequence ATGAATTCTAAAGAAGAACAAAGTAACTCAGAAGCCTCTAATTTAGTGAATGAGAGTTCTTTTGACAAAGAAAAAGATGCGAATAATATCAATGAACAAACTACAGATATTAAATTAGCTGAACAATCAATAGATATTGAAGATGAATATAAATTCGGATGGAGTAATTATTCTGAAATTATTAATGGAAGATTTGCAATGATCGGATTCCTAGCGATAATTCTGATTGAATTGTTTAGTCAACAATCGTTTTTAAAATGGGCAGGAATTTTATAA
- a CDS encoding ABC transporter ATP-binding protein/permease, whose amino-acid sequence MNKAVKNKSKILYQLQKLRKLSQPFFLPIDQCNGFQFIWLLISLLFCVGGVVLVGLTGIISFFESFQPIFLEKYFGGVVSTVNSIWAGSWGLLFSALFLIGSGSFFSLRRQLKNRRWLHWLFLAIIVLMLLAVNGINAGIGFIARDLTNALVEKQEDGFYRILGIYACCFAIALPIRVSQIFFTYKLGIIWREWLSKSLVKDYMTNKAYYQLNPNDEEQTDVDNPDQRITDDTRAFTGQSLSFTLGIFDALLTFSLNILILWSISTTLTFSLFGYAAFATSILLIAGKNLVKIDFDQLRYEADFRYGLVHIRDNAESIAFYSGENPERSETERRLGEVVRNFNLLIIWRVIIDVMRRSINYAGNFFPYLIMAIPYFKGDIDYGRFIQASFAFGMVEGSLFFIVNQIEELAKFTAGIGRLEGFQSKVESISQSSPTINRKVISDYPSILINNADLCPPGSNKTIIKNLNLSIDNNQSLLVVGPSGCGKTSLLRMISGLWEPDHGVIKKPKIGELLFIPQKPYMLLGSLREQLCYPTEVKKFSDDHLTSVLHEVNLQSLVDRYPNLDIKQDWPRILSLGEQQRLAFARLLLNSPRFAVLDEATSALDIETEKKLYCLLKKRELSLISVGHRPSLKDFHENILELNGKGDWKLLTSDKYNFRD is encoded by the coding sequence ATGAATAAAGCAGTTAAAAATAAATCCAAAATACTTTACCAATTACAAAAATTAAGGAAACTATCTCAGCCATTTTTTCTTCCCATTGACCAATGTAATGGATTTCAATTCATATGGCTTTTGATTTCTCTTTTATTTTGTGTTGGTGGAGTAGTACTTGTTGGCCTTACAGGAATAATCAGTTTTTTTGAAAGCTTTCAACCAATTTTTCTTGAAAAGTATTTCGGAGGTGTAGTAAGTACTGTCAATTCAATTTGGGCTGGTAGCTGGGGATTGCTTTTCTCTGCCTTATTTCTGATTGGATCAGGCAGCTTTTTTAGTTTAAGACGTCAATTAAAAAACCGTAGATGGTTACATTGGTTATTCCTTGCAATAATTGTATTAATGCTTTTAGCTGTAAACGGAATAAACGCAGGAATAGGATTTATAGCAAGAGATTTAACAAATGCTTTGGTAGAAAAACAAGAAGATGGGTTTTATCGTATATTAGGGATTTACGCGTGTTGTTTCGCTATAGCTCTACCAATACGTGTTTCACAAATATTTTTTACATATAAATTAGGAATAATTTGGAGAGAATGGCTTTCGAAAAGTTTAGTCAAAGATTATATGACTAATAAAGCTTATTACCAATTAAATCCCAATGATGAAGAACAAACTGATGTAGATAATCCTGATCAAAGAATCACAGATGATACCAGAGCTTTTACCGGACAAAGTCTTTCTTTCACTTTAGGTATTTTTGATGCCCTATTAACATTTTCACTTAATATTCTTATTTTATGGAGTATTAGTACAACACTTACTTTTTCTTTATTTGGTTATGCTGCATTTGCTACTTCTATCCTTTTAATTGCTGGTAAAAATCTTGTAAAGATAGACTTTGATCAACTCAGATACGAAGCAGATTTTCGATATGGATTAGTGCATATTAGAGATAATGCTGAATCAATAGCCTTTTACTCTGGAGAGAATCCTGAGCGAAGTGAAACCGAAAGGCGATTAGGAGAAGTTGTGAGAAACTTTAATTTACTGATTATATGGAGAGTAATAATTGATGTCATGAGAAGATCCATTAATTATGCTGGAAATTTCTTTCCATATTTAATAATGGCAATACCTTACTTTAAAGGGGATATTGATTATGGTCGCTTTATTCAGGCAAGCTTTGCATTTGGAATGGTCGAAGGTTCATTGTTTTTCATTGTTAATCAAATAGAAGAACTTGCAAAGTTTACTGCTGGGATTGGAAGATTAGAAGGATTCCAATCAAAAGTCGAATCTATAAGTCAATCTAGCCCTACAATAAATCGAAAGGTTATTTCAGATTATCCCTCTATTCTTATTAATAATGCTGACCTATGCCCACCAGGTTCAAATAAAACAATAATTAAAAATTTAAATTTGAGTATCGACAATAATCAATCACTTTTGGTTGTAGGACCTTCTGGATGTGGAAAGACATCTTTACTAAGAATGATTAGTGGTTTATGGGAGCCCGATCATGGAGTAATAAAAAAACCAAAAATTGGGGAATTATTATTCATTCCACAAAAGCCTTACATGTTACTAGGTTCTTTAAGAGAGCAATTATGTTATCCCACAGAAGTAAAAAAATTTAGTGATGATCATCTTACTTCTGTACTTCATGAAGTAAATTTGCAATCCTTAGTCGATCGTTATCCTAATCTTGATATCAAACAAGATTGGCCAAGAATACTTTCTTTAGGAGAACAACAAAGATTAGCTTTTGCTAGGCTTTTACTAAATTCTCCAAGATTTGCAGTACTTGATGAGGCAACAAGTGCTTTAGATATTGAAACCGAAAAAAAACTATACTGTCTACTAAAAAAAAGGGAGCTTTCTCTTATTAGTGTTGGACACAGACCAAGCTTGAAAGATTTTCATGAAAATATTTTAGAGTTAAATGGAAAAGGAGACTGGAAATTATTGACTTCTGATAAGTATAATTTTAGAGACTAG
- a CDS encoding histidine triad nucleotide-binding protein, with protein sequence MTETTIFQKIINKEIPCDKLYEDEFCIAFNDIQAQAPVHFLVIPKKPIISLLDCIEGDANLLGHLMFVGSKIAKSKNLTNWRTVINTGAESGQTVFHLHIHFLSGRKMNWPPG encoded by the coding sequence ATGACTGAAACTACAATATTTCAAAAAATAATTAATAAAGAAATACCCTGCGATAAGCTTTATGAAGATGAGTTTTGTATTGCTTTTAATGATATCCAAGCACAAGCACCAGTACATTTTTTAGTGATCCCAAAAAAGCCAATTATTAGTTTATTAGATTGTATTGAAGGAGATGCAAATTTATTAGGGCATTTAATGTTTGTTGGTAGTAAAATAGCTAAATCAAAAAATTTAACTAATTGGAGAACAGTAATTAATACTGGAGCTGAATCCGGACAAACAGTTTTTCATTTGCATATTCATTTTTTATCTGGAAGAAAAATGAATTGGCCCCCAGGTTAA
- the def gene encoding peptide deformylase — translation MANHFSQLAKKSKTIGSAEKIAKEQTGKPSLDIYKLGDDVLRQNSKRITKVDESIRKLAREMLQSMYAAKGIGLAAPQIGINKELLVIDVNFEDSAAEPLILINPEITDFGTTLNSYEEGCLSIPGVYLNVVRPSTIKLKFRDEMGRPRKMKADGLLARCIQHEMDHLNGILFVDRVTSKDDLNKELIKEGFNEKDVISIN, via the coding sequence GTGGCTAACCATTTTTCACAACTTGCAAAAAAGTCAAAAACAATTGGGAGCGCGGAAAAAATTGCAAAAGAACAAACAGGTAAGCCATCTCTAGACATTTATAAACTTGGTGATGATGTATTAAGACAAAATTCCAAAAGAATAACTAAGGTTGATGAATCGATTAGAAAACTTGCTAGAGAAATGCTTCAAAGCATGTATGCAGCTAAAGGAATTGGACTTGCTGCACCTCAAATTGGTATCAATAAAGAGCTTCTTGTCATAGATGTAAATTTTGAAGATTCAGCAGCAGAACCTCTAATATTAATCAATCCAGAAATTACAGACTTTGGAACAACCCTTAATTCATACGAAGAAGGCTGCTTAAGTATACCTGGCGTATATTTGAATGTAGTAAGACCATCAACTATAAAATTAAAATTTAGAGATGAAATGGGGAGACCACGTAAAATGAAAGCAGATGGACTTCTGGCGAGGTGTATTCAACACGAAATGGATCACTTAAACGGAATATTATTTGTTGATAGAGTTACATCAAAAGATGATTTGAACAAAGAACTTATAAAGGAAGGGTTCAACGAAAAAGACGTAATTTCTATTAATTAA
- a CDS encoding alpha/beta hydrolase family protein — MSNDDKLRVSKTESKKAFKELTIIRDTIFWIDVVGEGQNENAIFARPFNDKEAFPQKLTSKKYNIKNNFHGYGGKSYKCIDFNNNFYLIWIDQITKAVWFQIFREAASNYRSQNKYLVSVQEPSQLSKSIDGNFDSSFVISEKFFLYGICEINNRDYLFSLNLKKTKQDIHLIKKFKNFAGELSSNKSANLLSWIEWDSPYMPWEKNELFFAQIDLDGEIQKIRKFSNKLINFKKNVSFFQPYWISETLLVCSEDSSGWWNLLFLDVSKIENIVIKKRVQRNLIEYGSPQWVTGITFFSGTIKNLFCIAKKENSLIVEQYKDLEFVKEFSTPFTSIGDFSVFREKVLLKGYGSDFLGIVFEIDFAQKVLSNFSEQIFFEHIKDCSKPVTFWFKGFEAQSTHSFLYRPLFDNFRKPPLLVRAHSGPTSCFDGSYNSEVQYWTSKGFFVAEVNYGGSSGFGKAYRERLNYKWGIVDSYDCKALALELIKSNQVDSEKVVIFGNSAGGLTALNCLLYGSIFTAAICKYPVIDLKDMYYNTHRFEKDYLNSLVGNYAKNHDDYINRSPINHINKIKKPILLFHGKKDAVISYKQTLKIKEILIQNNKYSEVIFFDNEGHGFRNIENKEVVMQKSQEFLKNALNI, encoded by the coding sequence ATGAGTAATGATGATAAGCTAAGAGTTAGTAAAACAGAATCTAAAAAAGCTTTTAAGGAATTAACTATTATTAGGGATACAATTTTTTGGATTGATGTTGTTGGTGAAGGTCAAAATGAAAATGCAATTTTTGCAAGACCATTTAATGACAAAGAAGCGTTTCCCCAGAAATTAACAAGTAAAAAATATAATATTAAAAATAATTTTCATGGATATGGTGGTAAATCTTATAAATGTATAGATTTTAATAATAATTTTTATTTGATATGGATAGATCAGATTACAAAGGCAGTATGGTTTCAAATTTTTAGAGAGGCAGCATCAAATTATAGAAGCCAAAATAAATATCTCGTTTCAGTTCAAGAACCTAGTCAACTATCTAAATCAATTGATGGAAATTTTGATTCTTCATTTGTCATTTCTGAAAAATTTTTTTTGTATGGAATTTGCGAAATAAATAATAGAGATTATTTATTTTCATTAAATTTAAAAAAAACTAAACAAGATATTCATCTAATAAAAAAATTTAAAAATTTTGCTGGAGAATTATCTTCTAATAAATCTGCTAACTTACTTTCTTGGATAGAGTGGGATTCTCCATATATGCCCTGGGAGAAAAATGAGCTGTTTTTTGCTCAAATAGATTTAGATGGCGAGATACAAAAAATAAGAAAATTCTCAAATAAGCTGATAAATTTCAAAAAAAACGTTTCTTTTTTTCAACCCTATTGGATAAGTGAAACACTTTTAGTATGCTCTGAAGATAGTTCTGGATGGTGGAACTTATTGTTTTTAGATGTTAGTAAAATTGAGAATATTGTTATTAAGAAAAGAGTACAGAGAAATTTGATTGAATATGGATCACCGCAATGGGTAACTGGAATAACATTCTTTTCAGGGACAATAAAAAATTTATTTTGTATAGCAAAAAAAGAAAATAGTTTAATAGTGGAACAATATAAAGATCTTGAATTTGTTAAAGAATTTTCTACTCCTTTTACCTCAATAGGTGATTTCAGTGTTTTCCGGGAAAAAGTTCTTTTAAAAGGTTATGGATCTGATTTTTTGGGAATTGTATTTGAAATTGATTTTGCACAAAAAGTTTTATCAAATTTTTCTGAGCAGATATTTTTTGAACATATAAAAGATTGTTCAAAACCTGTAACATTTTGGTTTAAAGGTTTTGAGGCCCAATCTACTCATTCTTTTCTTTATAGGCCGCTTTTCGACAATTTTAGAAAGCCACCGCTCCTTGTTAGAGCACATAGCGGACCGACTTCATGTTTTGATGGATCATATAATTCTGAAGTTCAATATTGGACGTCGAAGGGATTTTTTGTTGCTGAAGTTAATTATGGAGGATCATCAGGATTTGGCAAAGCATATAGAGAGAGGTTGAACTATAAATGGGGTATTGTTGATTCTTATGATTGCAAAGCACTAGCTCTTGAATTGATTAAATCAAATCAAGTTGATAGTGAAAAAGTAGTAATTTTTGGCAATAGTGCTGGTGGGTTAACTGCACTTAATTGTTTATTATATGGGTCTATTTTTACAGCAGCAATTTGTAAATATCCTGTTATTGATTTGAAGGATATGTATTACAACACTCATAGGTTTGAAAAAGATTATTTAAATTCTTTGGTAGGAAATTATGCAAAAAATCATGATGATTATATAAATAGATCACCGATAAATCATATTAACAAAATAAAAAAACCTATCTTATTGTTTCATGGAAAAAAGGATGCAGTTATTTCTTATAAACAAACTTTAAAAATTAAAGAGATTTTGATTCAGAATAATAAATATTCAGAAGTTATTTTTTTTGATAATGAAGGGCATGGTTTTAGAAATATTGAAAATAAAGAAGTAGTAATGCAAAAATCTCAGGAATTTTTAAAAAATGCTTTAAATATTTAA